One window of uncultured Methanoregula sp. genomic DNA carries:
- a CDS encoding AAA family ATPase — MTTITFSHHKGGTGKTTSCLNIAGFCAREGKKVLVVDCDPQANATAGLGISLQNSDRNMYDVFMSGIEDFPETRIIDIIKRTDSGIDLAPSHLDLVGTDPYLYRTPNRAGILKEALSRVKDSYDLIFVDTPPSMGQLVINGLFAADRIVVTLDSGTFALDGIATMNTIFSDIKEGLGKEIRPDMAIVTRWGEGSSPACDVQEPAGQQDFLSLIRSLFYKKPEPTPAELEAAKEQKTEHERLEAMLADIRKRFPLVYTVPFSPMVYEAQKRGLPLSHCAPESSAGLAYKTIALEVLRWN; from the coding sequence ATGACGACTATTACTTTTTCCCATCATAAAGGAGGCACCGGTAAAACCACATCCTGCCTGAACATTGCCGGGTTTTGTGCCCGTGAAGGGAAAAAAGTGCTGGTCGTGGATTGTGATCCTCAGGCGAATGCCACGGCAGGTCTTGGCATCAGTCTTCAGAATTCCGACCGGAACATGTATGATGTCTTCATGAGCGGGATCGAAGATTTCCCTGAAACCAGGATTATCGATATCATCAAGCGAACAGACTCAGGAATCGATCTGGCCCCCTCCCACCTGGACCTTGTCGGGACCGATCCGTATCTTTATCGCACACCGAACCGGGCTGGGATTTTGAAAGAGGCCCTCTCCCGGGTCAAGGATTCGTATGACCTCATTTTCGTAGACACTCCCCCCAGCATGGGGCAGCTGGTCATCAACGGGCTCTTTGCGGCGGACCGTATTGTCGTTACCCTCGATTCAGGAACCTTTGCCCTGGACGGGATCGCAACCATGAATACGATTTTTAGCGATATCAAGGAAGGTCTGGGAAAAGAGATCCGCCCCGATATGGCGATCGTTACCCGCTGGGGCGAAGGAAGTTCCCCGGCTTGTGATGTCCAGGAACCTGCCGGGCAGCAGGACTTCCTGTCGCTTATCCGCAGTCTTTTTTACAAGAAACCCGAGCCTACGCCTGCCGAACTGGAGGCAGCAAAGGAACAGAAGACCGAACACGAACGGCTGGAGGCGATGCTTGCAGATATCCGCAAACGCTTCCCCCTCGTGTACACGGTTCCGTTCTCCCCAATGGTATACGAAGCCCAGAAACGCGGTCTCCCCCTGTCCCATTGCGCTCCTGAAAGCAGTGCAGGCCTTGCCTACAAAACCATCGCATTAGAGG
- a CDS encoding class I SAM-dependent methyltransferase, with product MQRSSMAGDASGTHHARASPSGTAEGVAAFRAIEAGLPEEERICNDTYAVRFVDPSRLAWIAEHPDHPFPGLRNTIVARVRFFDDMITAAVGEGLEQLVIMGAGYDSRAYRIDAIRHHVRVFEIDHPDTQVVKTEKIREIFGELPNHVTYVPVDFATQDFGMRLFECGFSKTKKTLFVMEGLLMYLPLPAIDAMLSFIARNSARGSSILFDCSPRTGAGDAPDRDARRELRDHVARHGEPIRFVVPPEGIGAFLAERQFSLIRTVTCADYESMYFHGKNKDRVFYRPLTFFHAVTG from the coding sequence ATGCAGCGATCATCAATGGCGGGCGATGCCAGCGGGACACACCATGCACGGGCCAGCCCGAGCGGGACCGCGGAGGGAGTCGCCGCCTTCCGGGCAATCGAGGCAGGACTTCCCGAAGAAGAACGGATCTGTAACGATACCTATGCGGTCCGGTTTGTCGATCCTTCGCGTCTTGCATGGATAGCTGAACATCCCGATCACCCCTTTCCCGGGCTCCGGAACACCATTGTTGCCCGGGTCCGTTTTTTTGATGATATGATAACGGCCGCTGTGGGTGAAGGGCTGGAACAGCTGGTCATCATGGGTGCCGGGTATGATTCCCGTGCGTACCGTATCGATGCAATCAGGCACCATGTCCGGGTCTTCGAGATCGATCATCCGGACACCCAGGTCGTCAAAACGGAAAAAATCCGGGAGATTTTTGGCGAACTTCCAAACCACGTTACGTATGTTCCGGTTGATTTCGCAACGCAGGATTTTGGCATGAGGTTGTTTGAGTGCGGGTTTTCGAAAACGAAAAAGACGCTCTTTGTGATGGAAGGGCTTCTCATGTACCTGCCCCTGCCGGCCATTGACGCGATGCTCTCGTTTATTGCAAGGAATTCCGCCCGGGGCAGTTCCATCCTGTTTGACTGTTCTCCCCGGACCGGAGCCGGTGACGCACCGGATCGGGATGCACGAAGGGAACTCCGGGACCATGTGGCCCGGCACGGCGAGCCTATCCGGTTTGTAGTTCCCCCTGAGGGCATCGGGGCGTTCCTTGCCGAGCGACAGTTCTCCCTGATTCGTACAGTGACCTGTGCAGATTATGAGAGCATGTACTTCCACGGGAAGAACAAGGACCGGGTTTTCTACAGGCCGCTGACGTTCTTCCATGCGGTAACCGGGTAA
- a CDS encoding cysteine hydrolase family protein, translating to MKQALLVIDVQNEYFTGKLPVTYPAGSFENILKAMDWAHTSHVPIAMIQHTNMAPESPAFRKGTPGWELHDEIKRRHFDILIEKTLPGSFTGTGLEHWLEEKDIAAVTIAGYMTQMCCDTTARQAFHRGYAVNFLSDATGTLSITNSAGSISDADLHRAILITQQMRFSKVMKTDEWVQGL from the coding sequence ATGAAGCAGGCATTACTGGTAATCGATGTCCAGAACGAGTATTTCACCGGGAAACTCCCGGTAACGTACCCCGCGGGAAGTTTTGAGAATATCCTAAAAGCCATGGACTGGGCGCACACGTCCCATGTGCCGATCGCCATGATCCAGCACACGAACATGGCCCCGGAATCCCCGGCGTTCCGGAAAGGCACGCCCGGCTGGGAACTCCACGACGAGATCAAGCGCCGGCATTTCGATATCCTGATCGAGAAGACCCTGCCCGGCAGTTTCACCGGCACCGGTCTCGAACACTGGCTCGAAGAGAAGGATATCGCTGCCGTCACCATTGCCGGCTACATGACGCAGATGTGCTGCGACACGACCGCCCGGCAGGCCTTCCACCGGGGGTATGCGGTCAACTTCCTATCGGATGCAACCGGGACGCTCTCCATCACCAACAGCGCCGGCAGCATCAGCGACGCCGATCTCCACAGGGCGATCCTCATCACCCAGCAGATGCGGTTCTCGAAAGTCATGAAAACCGACGAGTGGGTCCAGGGGCTCTGA
- a CDS encoding PIN domain-containing protein, which yields MAVGSGSDATIFIDANIFLNTIFFSGKESAGCARFLEDADAGIFPAATSVIVLNEVLHRLIIASVVSSSGIAPESAVHQIKLHPELVREAGAVWEVMKDIQSIRSMKVYGISPATFERSLAIMQEWGLLGNDALHVACMEEHSIETIATCDRDFSRVSSIKIRKPDRTG from the coding sequence ATGGCAGTCGGCTCCGGAAGTGACGCGACCATTTTTATTGATGCAAATATTTTCCTCAATACCATTTTTTTCAGCGGAAAGGAATCTGCAGGCTGTGCCAGGTTTCTTGAAGATGCAGATGCGGGAATATTTCCTGCCGCGACATCAGTGATTGTCTTAAACGAAGTGCTCCACCGTCTCATCATCGCATCAGTCGTAAGCAGCAGTGGTATTGCCCCGGAGTCTGCGGTTCATCAGATAAAACTCCACCCGGAACTTGTCCGCGAAGCAGGAGCCGTCTGGGAAGTCATGAAGGATATCCAGAGCATCCGTTCCATGAAGGTATACGGGATTTCCCCGGCAACGTTTGAACGTTCACTTGCAATCATGCAGGAATGGGGCCTTCTTGGAAACGATGCACTTCATGTTGCCTGCATGGAAGAGCACTCTATTGAAACGATCGCAACCTGTGACCGGGATTTTTCCCGGGTATCCTCGATTAAAATCCGGAAACCGGACAGGACCGGATAA
- a CDS encoding CRISPR-associated endonuclease Cas6, with the protein MNLRIFTLTLEPENPVQFSLENLRSFLNKELLEYVELHRENREGFIHRYPAVQCKQLKTLLMAVGIAQGADFLHQLADGKTTIAAGPDACTVTARDPAVRVECFGIAPEPMTYEFQSSWLALNQQNAKKFYDLKGKPERDAFMQKILAGNLATLAKSLDYTPTAPITCEPKVRFRRERIDRENVMVFYGKFRTNLAIPDYLGIGQGLSQGYGTVRRLELEIQLAETEALS; encoded by the coding sequence ATGAACCTCCGCATCTTCACACTCACGCTCGAACCGGAAAACCCGGTGCAGTTCTCGCTCGAGAACCTCCGCTCCTTCCTCAACAAGGAGTTGCTGGAATACGTGGAGCTCCACCGGGAGAACCGGGAAGGGTTCATCCACCGGTATCCCGCGGTGCAGTGCAAGCAGCTCAAGACCCTGCTCATGGCAGTCGGGATCGCCCAGGGCGCGGATTTCCTGCACCAGCTCGCGGACGGCAAAACAACCATCGCTGCCGGCCCGGATGCCTGCACGGTCACGGCCCGGGACCCGGCGGTCCGGGTGGAGTGCTTCGGGATCGCGCCCGAACCCATGACCTACGAGTTCCAGAGCTCGTGGCTTGCGCTCAACCAGCAGAACGCAAAGAAGTTCTACGATCTCAAGGGCAAGCCGGAGCGGGACGCCTTCATGCAGAAGATCCTTGCGGGCAACCTTGCAACGCTCGCCAAATCCCTGGACTACACGCCGACGGCTCCCATAACCTGCGAACCGAAAGTCCGGTTCCGGCGGGAGCGGATCGACCGGGAGAACGTGATGGTCTTTTACGGGAAATTCCGGACCAACCTTGCGATCCCCGACTATCTCGGGATCGGCCAGGGCCTCTCGCAGGGCTATGGCACGGTCCGCCGGCTGGAGCTGGAGATCCAGCTCGCGGAAACGGAAGCCTTGTCCTGA
- a CDS encoding winged helix-turn-helix transcriptional regulator, producing the protein MDDDHLALIVTGVFLFAVMICSPWSGLVPNGYVVTPATDADTRNATPSDVVEVSFWELPPRVMILSVILSVFPLMAFPVEFFFFLKMFSYLGYRKIAAASVLDSPARALLYETIVENPGIYFSELVRITGMKQAPIRYHLAILRLTGKITDLQAPGDTRYFENSGRFTIMEQKVLRSLRNSRERDIFLHLMENPDITRKELVGLMGVSGATISWYTGRLSDDGLIVVTKAGKHARYEISAEVRHLLEKYLNAPAGTRGTTNPDNG; encoded by the coding sequence ATGGATGACGATCATCTCGCACTCATCGTGACCGGCGTGTTTTTGTTTGCGGTGATGATCTGCTCGCCATGGTCCGGGCTGGTCCCCAACGGGTATGTCGTCACCCCGGCAACGGATGCGGATACCCGGAATGCAACACCGTCTGATGTCGTTGAGGTCTCGTTCTGGGAGCTGCCCCCGAGGGTGATGATCCTCTCCGTTATCCTCTCGGTCTTCCCGCTGATGGCCTTCCCGGTCGAGTTCTTCTTTTTCCTCAAGATGTTCTCGTACCTGGGCTACCGGAAGATCGCTGCGGCAAGTGTCCTCGATTCACCGGCCCGGGCGCTCCTGTACGAAACGATCGTGGAAAACCCGGGGATCTATTTCAGTGAACTCGTCCGGATCACCGGCATGAAACAGGCGCCAATCCGGTACCATCTCGCAATTCTCCGGCTGACCGGCAAGATAACGGACCTCCAGGCCCCGGGGGATACGCGGTACTTCGAGAATTCCGGGAGGTTCACGATCATGGAGCAGAAAGTGCTCCGGTCCCTGCGGAATTCCCGGGAACGGGATATATTCCTGCACCTGATGGAGAATCCCGATATAACGAGAAAAGAACTTGTCGGGCTCATGGGGGTCTCGGGCGCTACCATCTCATGGTACACTGGACGGCTGTCCGATGACGGGCTTATCGTTGTTACGAAAGCAGGGAAACATGCCCGGTACGAGATCAGCGCCGAGGTCCGGCACCTGCTGGAAAAATACCTGAACGCGCCCGCAGGAACCCGCGGAACAACGAACCCGGATAACGGATAG
- a CDS encoding DUF5711 family protein, producing the protein MVSAVFPADDGNSTVAIRKPGQIAGYYVIHWPDNTASEVFFDSEYMGRIQNNSFLIPINESSRHYHRYSIVSGNRTVFSDTLPEAPVSGVYVEVFPRVIQPRLPGPSTNDSVRTYRIYWPDDGVNVYIGGEYGGTITGSLATIEIPGRDIPGHPEYPKTISFRYPDNRKEQSFSVDIIPEVGGVAEYYLYWSAPFMYPAEPSRTGFHHTLPGPLWADRFDTYSINFEIASSGNAGVIGTEQNGVARMFSPDGASLWSYYDYGKSTLVAVNADGSLCVIGIRRDAYTMAESTGEVLLADRNGTIFWKKELAHGIDHVSISPDGAVILVTYGNTTELLDRTGNMIGSFPVTSYRSLSVSENGIASSGSNSIQYFTRNGTLIWSYPINTWISDISLSSYGITGAAVSKDHVYYFTRDKEITWQRPSEYRMSAVSISADGRYLAGASQYRLLYYDKEGNRLWYYEYPGYVNDVAISGDGSVVAALFAPDRAAPNQIALFDAGGRKLWSYSVEEKNLYLYRVEMSSDGNYIGAGAGGTLYFFNRGGNSTIIKPMAIPVTTKKLPEDNSTYEVPSSSPARPAPVPAVFPIIAVGCISGYAYARFRLNRR; encoded by the coding sequence ATGGTTTCTGCTGTTTTTCCGGCTGACGATGGAAACTCGACTGTTGCAATCCGGAAACCGGGCCAGATCGCGGGCTATTATGTCATCCACTGGCCGGACAACACTGCTTCTGAGGTCTTTTTCGATAGCGAGTATATGGGTAGGATTCAGAATAATTCATTCCTTATCCCCATCAATGAATCGTCTCGACATTACCACAGGTATTCCATTGTATCCGGTAACAGGACCGTGTTTTCGGATACCCTGCCCGAAGCGCCGGTGTCGGGAGTCTATGTTGAAGTATTCCCCCGCGTGATCCAGCCCCGGTTACCCGGACCATCTACGAACGATTCGGTCAGGACATACCGTATTTATTGGCCTGACGATGGGGTGAATGTGTATATTGGAGGCGAGTACGGAGGTACTATTACCGGATCCCTCGCCACTATAGAGATTCCGGGAAGGGATATCCCCGGGCATCCGGAGTATCCTAAAACGATCTCGTTCCGGTACCCTGATAATCGTAAGGAACAATCCTTCTCAGTGGATATCATCCCGGAAGTTGGCGGTGTGGCCGAGTACTACCTCTACTGGTCAGCCCCGTTCATGTATCCGGCCGAACCTTCACGGACCGGGTTTCATCATACCCTACCCGGTCCGCTCTGGGCTGATCGTTTCGACACTTACAGCATAAATTTCGAGATCGCTTCAAGCGGGAATGCCGGGGTAATCGGGACAGAACAAAATGGCGTAGCCCGGATGTTTTCACCCGATGGTGCCTCTCTCTGGTCCTATTATGATTACGGGAAGTCAACCCTGGTCGCGGTCAACGCCGATGGATCGCTCTGTGTAATCGGAATACGGCGGGATGCGTATACCATGGCCGAATCGACCGGGGAAGTTCTTCTTGCAGATCGGAACGGGACAATTTTCTGGAAAAAAGAACTGGCTCACGGGATCGACCATGTATCGATATCGCCCGACGGGGCCGTCATTCTTGTTACCTACGGGAATACCACGGAACTCCTTGATCGGACCGGCAACATGATCGGAAGTTTCCCGGTCACTTCTTATCGGTCGTTGTCCGTATCCGAAAACGGGATCGCCAGTTCCGGATCCAACTCGATTCAATATTTCACCCGGAACGGAACGCTCATCTGGAGTTATCCAATCAATACGTGGATTTCGGATATTTCCCTCTCTTCCTATGGGATCACGGGTGCAGCGGTGAGTAAAGATCATGTGTATTATTTCACCCGCGATAAAGAGATCACATGGCAGCGCCCGTCAGAATACCGGATGTCTGCTGTTTCGATATCTGCCGATGGCCGGTATCTTGCCGGTGCATCCCAGTACCGGCTTCTCTATTACGATAAGGAAGGCAATCGCCTCTGGTATTATGAATACCCGGGATATGTAAACGATGTTGCAATATCCGGGGATGGATCGGTTGTGGCAGCGTTGTTCGCTCCTGATCGTGCTGCACCAAATCAGATCGCATTGTTTGATGCAGGCGGCCGGAAGCTCTGGAGTTATTCTGTCGAAGAAAAAAACCTTTACCTTTACCGGGTTGAAATGTCTTCCGATGGTAACTATATCGGTGCAGGTGCCGGAGGAACCCTCTACTTCTTCAACCGCGGGGGCAATTCGACGATTATTAAACCTATGGCTATTCCTGTAACTACCAAAAAATTGCCTGAGGATAATTCTACATATGAGGTTCCATCATCATCCCCCGCTCGGCCCGCACCGGTCCCGGCGGTATTTCCCATTATCGCGGTCGGGTGTATCAGTGGTTATGCATATGCCCGTTTCCGGCTGAACCGAAGGTGA
- the ade gene encoding adenine deaminase, producing MLPVSKDLIDTARGLIPADIVFKNARIFNPFTCTWEEGDLAVKDGRILGIGNYTGKEERDLAGRYIVPGLIDAHVHIESSLLAPREYARLVAAHGTTTVIADPHEIANVAGKEGLAFMLAEREGAAIDIRYMLPSCVPATPLDVGGAILEARDLAQFTGREGVAGLGEMMNFPGVLAGDEEIGRKLALFPVRDGHAPFLSGNDLNAYILAGPDSDHECTNRAEAEEKLRKGMYIYIREGSTEHNIAELIAVVNPLTVSRCCFATDDCHADLLLNEGHIDRCIRKAVACGLAPELAIRMATLSAAERFGLADRGALTPGRLADFCVIDDPHRFVVKQVFRSGREIVAGPPTIPAQLHTMVQCTPPTIADIRIAGTGTARVIGLVPHQILTESLQFDITETSIPDFDQDILKIVVCNRYGKMMRGIGLVHGFRFRRGAIACSISHDAHNIVAAGAGDAEICAAIEAVVKAGGAMAAVAGATATVLPLDCAGLMSTLPYEEVAQRLGQLGEVTRTMGGIDDPFMYLSFLALTVIPALRITDRGVFDVTQFADVPLFVNDK from the coding sequence ATGCTGCCTGTTTCAAAAGACCTCATCGATACCGCCCGGGGACTCATACCGGCCGACATTGTTTTTAAAAATGCCCGTATATTCAACCCGTTCACCTGCACGTGGGAAGAGGGAGACCTTGCGGTCAAAGACGGCCGTATCCTCGGAATTGGCAATTATACGGGAAAGGAAGAACGGGATCTTGCCGGCAGGTACATCGTGCCCGGGCTCATCGATGCCCATGTCCACATCGAGAGTTCGCTCCTTGCCCCCAGAGAATATGCCCGGCTCGTGGCCGCTCACGGGACAACGACGGTTATCGCCGACCCGCACGAGATTGCGAATGTTGCCGGCAAAGAAGGCCTCGCGTTCATGCTTGCCGAACGCGAGGGTGCTGCCATTGATATCCGGTACATGCTTCCCTCATGCGTCCCGGCAACCCCGCTGGATGTTGGCGGGGCAATCCTGGAAGCACGGGACCTTGCGCAGTTTACCGGTCGGGAAGGTGTGGCCGGCCTGGGCGAGATGATGAATTTCCCGGGCGTTCTAGCGGGCGATGAGGAGATCGGGAGAAAACTGGCTCTCTTTCCGGTCCGGGACGGTCATGCCCCGTTCCTTTCAGGCAACGACCTCAATGCGTACATTCTTGCCGGGCCGGACAGCGATCATGAATGCACGAACCGGGCCGAGGCGGAAGAGAAACTCAGGAAAGGGATGTACATTTACATCCGCGAGGGTTCGACCGAGCATAACATCGCCGAACTCATAGCGGTTGTGAACCCGCTCACCGTCTCCCGCTGCTGTTTTGCAACCGACGACTGCCATGCCGACCTGCTTCTCAACGAAGGGCATATCGATCGCTGTATCCGGAAGGCGGTTGCCTGCGGCCTTGCACCGGAGCTCGCGATCCGGATGGCAACGCTCTCCGCTGCCGAGCGGTTCGGCCTTGCCGATCGCGGGGCGCTCACACCGGGAAGGCTGGCGGATTTCTGCGTTATTGACGACCCGCACCGGTTCGTGGTGAAGCAGGTATTCCGGTCCGGCAGGGAGATCGTTGCAGGACCGCCCACGATTCCCGCACAACTTCATACCATGGTGCAGTGCACCCCGCCAACGATTGCAGATATCCGGATTGCCGGAACCGGCACGGCACGGGTGATCGGCCTTGTCCCGCACCAGATCCTCACGGAATCCCTGCAGTTTGATATTACGGAAACTTCGATCCCGGATTTCGACCAGGATATCCTGAAGATCGTGGTCTGCAACCGGTACGGGAAAATGATGCGGGGCATCGGCCTGGTTCACGGCTTCAGGTTCCGCCGGGGAGCCATTGCCTGTAGCATCTCGCACGATGCGCATAACATTGTGGCAGCCGGGGCAGGCGATGCTGAGATCTGTGCTGCCATCGAAGCAGTGGTAAAAGCCGGCGGGGCCATGGCCGCAGTTGCCGGCGCGACTGCTACGGTCCTCCCGCTGGACTGTGCCGGGCTGATGTCAACGCTTCCGTACGAGGAGGTTGCACAACGGCTCGGGCAGCTGGGTGAAGTTACCCGGACCATGGGCGGGATCGACGACCCGTTCATGTACCTCTCGTTCCTTGCCCTGACCGTGATACCGGCCCTGCGGATTACGGACCGGGGCGTGTTTGATGTCACGCAGTTTGCGGATGTCCCGCTTTTCGTAAACGATAAATAA
- a CDS encoding GNAT family protein, whose translation MITLRELRDDDIATIKAWPPYPSDCTELDYALRNGGWLDTYAGKAGIEFLVAMDGDSLVGFSVLEREPGRRAEFRIALHPEKLGHGLGKIIALLTLEHGFSDPDTNVIRLIVRKNNPRAQRLYDSLNFRRTGECTEVVQGTLVAFWSMEIDRASFREAGRT comes from the coding sequence ATGATCACGCTCCGCGAACTCCGGGACGATGACATTGCCACCATCAAGGCGTGGCCTCCCTACCCGTCGGACTGCACGGAGCTCGACTATGCGCTCCGGAACGGCGGGTGGCTCGATACCTACGCGGGAAAAGCCGGCATCGAGTTCCTCGTTGCCATGGACGGCGATTCCCTTGTCGGCTTCTCGGTCCTTGAACGGGAGCCGGGCCGGCGCGCCGAGTTCCGGATCGCACTCCACCCCGAAAAGCTCGGGCACGGTCTCGGGAAGATCATCGCGCTCCTCACCCTTGAGCACGGCTTTTCCGATCCGGATACCAACGTGATCCGGCTCATCGTGCGGAAGAACAATCCCCGGGCCCAGCGGCTCTATGACTCCCTGAACTTCCGGAGGACCGGCGAATGCACCGAAGTGGTCCAGGGAACTCTCGTGGCATTCTGGTCCATGGAGATCGACCGGGCAAGCTTCCGGGAGGCAGGGAGAACATGA
- a CDS encoding DMT family transporter, with product MFWGLLSAIAACSNAGYYIANKKFLKTIDPDILAAAGFLGGCVFILPLSFTMGIPALGPLFFPAVLVTTVLNIIATLLTFRALQSTDISLAIPMISFTPIFLVGTSALILHEVPSAAGIAGIIIIVIGSYILNTTGQHTRITDPFRAMAAHPGVLAMLCVAFLYAVAVNFDKMVVENSDVIFGGGIICLLLGSSFVLIALLRRRGSARTRQQVSEDAGVQSPAHPFSGRAVLGAGILIGLMGSLEIVAINTAYTEQIVPYVIAIKRMSIILIVLCGTLVFREKEIAWRLSGAGLMVCGAALILLFP from the coding sequence ATGTTCTGGGGACTTCTTTCCGCAATCGCCGCATGCTCCAATGCGGGATACTATATCGCCAACAAGAAGTTCCTCAAAACCATTGATCCCGACATCCTTGCTGCTGCGGGATTCCTGGGCGGCTGTGTCTTTATCCTTCCCCTCTCGTTTACCATGGGCATCCCGGCGCTCGGCCCGCTCTTTTTCCCGGCAGTCCTCGTAACCACGGTTCTCAATATTATTGCAACCCTCCTCACGTTCCGGGCGCTCCAGTCAACCGATATCTCGCTTGCCATCCCCATGATCTCCTTCACCCCGATCTTCCTGGTCGGGACATCGGCCCTGATCCTCCACGAGGTACCGTCCGCGGCCGGGATAGCCGGCATTATCATCATCGTTATCGGGTCCTATATCCTGAACACCACGGGCCAGCACACCCGGATCACCGACCCGTTCCGGGCCATGGCCGCCCACCCGGGCGTGCTGGCCATGCTCTGCGTTGCATTCCTGTACGCCGTGGCCGTCAATTTCGACAAGATGGTGGTGGAGAATTCGGATGTCATATTCGGTGGGGGAATCATATGTCTCCTGCTGGGCTCTTCGTTTGTTCTCATCGCCCTTCTGCGCCGGCGGGGATCTGCCCGCACCCGGCAGCAGGTGTCGGAAGATGCCGGCGTGCAGTCCCCCGCCCACCCGTTCTCCGGGCGGGCCGTTCTCGGGGCCGGCATCCTCATCGGCCTCATGGGCTCCCTGGAAATCGTTGCCATCAATACGGCCTACACCGAGCAGATCGTGCCGTACGTTATTGCAATAAAACGCATGAGCATCATCCTTATCGTGCTCTGCGGGACGCTCGTCTTCCGCGAAAAGGAGATTGCGTGGCGTCTCTCCGGGGCCGGTCTCATGGTCTGCGGGGCTGCCCTGATCCTGCTCTTTCCCTGA